One window of the Lactobacillus sp. PV034 genome contains the following:
- the trxA gene encoding thioredoxin: MVEEINDKSFENETSEGVVLTDFWATWCGPCKMQSPVIEQLSQEMDDVKFTSVDVDQNQDLAKELGIMAIPTLIIKKDGKIVDRLTGYTPKEKLEQILDQYTD; encoded by the coding sequence ATGGTTGAAGAAATTAATGACAAATCTTTTGAAAATGAAACCAGTGAAGGTGTTGTATTAACTGACTTTTGGGCAACTTGGTGTGGTCCATGTAAAATGCAATCTCCAGTAATTGAACAATTATCTCAAGAAATGGATGATGTAAAATTTACGTCAGTTGATGTTGACCAAAACCAAGATCTTGCAAAAGAACTTGGTATTATGGCTATTCCAACTTTAATTATTAAGAAGGATGGCAAGATTGTTGACCGTTTAACTGGTTACACTCCAAAAGAAAAGTTAGAACAAATTTTAGATCAATATACTGATTAA
- a CDS encoding YslB family protein → MADNQEHLYFLNSLYRDTILPQILGQDTEQILYWAGKHVSRKYDLSSVTDLPEFFDMAEFGTLKILKERKRSASFELSGQIVQDRIASGSDEFSLECGIIAECIERQNGTPTEAAASVNEKKQTVEITVQTD, encoded by the coding sequence ATGGCAGACAATCAAGAACACTTATATTTTTTAAATTCACTATATCGAGATACTATTTTACCGCAAATCTTAGGTCAAGATACAGAGCAAATTCTTTATTGGGCTGGTAAGCATGTTAGTCGCAAATATGATCTTTCAAGCGTGACTGACCTGCCTGAATTTTTTGATATGGCTGAATTTGGTACACTTAAAATTCTCAAAGAACGAAAAAGATCAGCGTCATTTGAACTTTCTGGTCAAATTGTGCAAGATCGTATTGCCAGTGGGAGTGATGAATTTTCTCTAGAATGTGGTATTATCGCTGAATGTATCGAAAGACAAAATGGAACTCCTACTGAAGCTGCAGCAAGCGTAAACGAAAAAAAGCAAACCGTTGAAATTACGGTTCAAACAGATTAA